The Hyperolius riggenbachi isolate aHypRig1 chromosome 3, aHypRig1.pri, whole genome shotgun sequence genome window below encodes:
- the LOC137563886 gene encoding deoxyguanosine kinase, mitochondrial-like translates to MLLNKVRTFLDPSQIYRNFSKTNVKLLFRHFSKGTIDSGAVMSSNPQHKPQGHLSSSGKEVTVKRLSVEGNIAVGKSTFLRLLSSSYPGWSLMEEPLKKWQHVSSSSNQDMDNLLQLLYDNPARWSYTFQTLSCMGRFKSQVAPFSEQLLKQLEPVQIFERSVYSDKFVFAKTLHELGHFNDIEWTLYQDWHMFLLQQFGDRAALDGILYLRASPEKCFERLEKRARKEEKTVTLDYLEKLHKQHENWLAAKSPDTHFEYIRHIPVLMLDVNENFEDNPMFIKEHINKVKEFVASL, encoded by the coding sequence ATGTTACTTAATAAAGTTCGGACATTTTTGGATCCATCGCAAATATACCGTAATTTTTCGAAAACAAATGTGAAATtgctttttagacatttttctaAAGGAACAATTGATTCTGGAGCTGTTATGTCTAGTAATCCCCAGCACAAGCCACAGGGCCACCTATCCAGCTCTGGTAAAGAAGTAACTGTCAAGAGACTATCGGTTGAAGGGAATATTGCAGTGGGTAAATCCACCTTTCTGCGGTTATTATCTAGCTCCTACCCAGGATGGAGCTTAATGGAAGAGCCACTTAAGAAATGGCAGCATGTCAGTTCCTCGTCCAATCAGGACATGGACAACTTACTACAACTGCTTTATGATAATCCTGCTCGATGGTCTTACACTTTCCAGACACTCTCTTGTATGGGTCGTTTTAAATCTCAGGTGGCACCATTTTCAGAGCAGctgctgaagcagctggaaccggTCCAGATATTTGAAAGGTCTGTATATAGTGACAAGTTTGTGTTTGCCAAAACTCTTCATGAGCTTGGTCATTTCAATGACATAGAATGGACGTTGTATCAAGACTGGCACATGTTTTTACTGCAGCAGTTTGGAGACAGAGCTGCACTGGATGGGATTCTGTATCTCAGAGCAAGCCCGGAGAAATGCTTCGAGAGGCTTGAGAAAAGGGCCAGGAAAGAAGAAAAGACAGTTACACTGGATTATCTGGAAAAGTTACACAAGCAACATGAGAACTGGCTAGCGGCAAAAAGCCCTGATACACATTTTGAATATATTAGACATATTCCAGTTCTAATGTTGGATGTTAATGAGAATTTTGAGGACAATCCAATGTTCATCAAGGAGCACATCAACAAAGTTAAGGAATTTGTTGCTTCTCTCTAA